The following proteins are co-located in the Callospermophilus lateralis isolate mCalLat2 chromosome 8, mCalLat2.hap1, whole genome shotgun sequence genome:
- the Maea gene encoding E3 ubiquitin-protein transferase MAEA isoform X2: protein MAVQESAAQLSMTLKVQEYPTLKVPYETLNKRFRAAQKNIDRETSHVTMVVAELEKTLSSCPAVDSVVSLLDGVVEKLSVLKRKAVESIQAEDESAKLCKRRIEHLKEHSSDQPAAASMWKRKRMDRMMVEHLLRCGYYSTAVKLARQSGIEDLVNIEMFLTAKEVEESLERRETATCLAWCHDNKSRLRKMKSCLEFSLRIQEFIELVRQNKRLDAVRHARKHFSQAEGSQLDEVRQVMGMLAFPPDTHISPYKDLLDPARWRMLIQQFRYDNYRLHQLGNNSVFTLTLQAGLSAIKTPQCYKEDGSSKSPDCPVCSRSLNKLAQPLPMAHCANSRLVCKISGDVMNENNPPMMLPNGYVYGYNSLLSIRQDDKVVCPRTKEVFHFSQAEKVYIM from the exons GTGCCCTATGAAACACTGAATAAACGCTTCCGGGCTGCTCAGAAAAACATCGACCGGGAGACAAGTCACGTCACCATGGTGGTGGCTGAGCTGGAGAAGACCTTAAGTAGCTGCCCAGCTGTGGACTCTGTGGTCAGCCTCCTGGATGGAGTGGTGGAGAAGCTCAGTGTGCTCAAGAGGAAG GCGGTGGAGTCCATCCAGGCTGAGGATGAGAGCGCCAAGCTGTGCAAGCGCAGGATCGAGCATCTCAAGGAGCACAGCAGTGACCAGCCTGCTGCGGCCAGCATGTGGAAGAGGAAGCGCATGGACCGCATGATGGTGGAGCACCTCCTACGCTGCGGCTATTATAGCACGGCCGTGAAGCTGGCACGCCAGAGCGGCATCGAG GACCTGGTGAACATCGAGATGTTCCTGACGGCCAAAGAAGTAGAGGAGTCCCTGGAGAGGCGGGAAACGGCCACGTGCCTGGCCTGGTGCCATGACAACAAGTCCCGGCTCCGGAAGATGAAG AGCTGCCTGGAGTTCAGCCTCAGGATCCAGGAGTTCATCGAGCTCGTTCGGCAGAACAAGCGCCTAGATGCTGTAAG ACATGCAAGAAAGCACTTCAGTCAGGCTGAAGGGAGCCAGCTGGATGAGGTCCGCCAGGTCATGGGCATGCTGGCCTTCCCGCCAGACACACACATCTCCCCTTACAAG GACCTTCTGGATCCTGCCCGGTGGCGGATGCTGATCCAGCAGTTCCGATACGACAACTACCGTCTGCACCAGCTGGGAAACAACTCGGTGTTCACCCTAACCCTGCAAGCTGGCCTGTCGGCCATTAAGACACC GCAGTGCTACAAGGAGGATGGCAGCTCGAAGAGCCCCGACTGCCCCGTGTGCAGCCGCTCCCTCAACAAGCTGGCGCAGCCCCTGCCCATGGCACACTGCGCCAACTCACGCCTGGtctgcaaaatctctggcgatgtcaTGAACGAGAACAACCCACCTATGATGCTGCCCAATGGCTACGTCTACGGCTACAAT TCTCTGCTTTCCATCCGTCAAGATGATAAAGTTGTTTGCCCAAGAACCAAAGAAGTCTTCCACTTCTCACAAGCCGAGAAAGTGTACATCATGTAG
- the Maea gene encoding E3 ubiquitin-protein transferase MAEA isoform X1, whose product MAVQESAAQLSMTLKVQEYPTLKVPYETLNKRFRAAQKNIDRETSHVTMVVAELEKTLSSCPAVDSVVSLLDGVVEKLSVLKRKAVESIQAEDESAKLCKRRIEHLKEHSSDQPAAASMWKRKRMDRMMVEHLLRCGYYSTAVKLARQSGIEDLVNIEMFLTAKEVEESLERRETATCLAWCHDNKSRLRKMKGRQSEHEAKTGRKSRATNGSPKESEDLGMETLKGKPDLSCLEFSLRIQEFIELVRQNKRLDAVRHARKHFSQAEGSQLDEVRQVMGMLAFPPDTHISPYKDLLDPARWRMLIQQFRYDNYRLHQLGNNSVFTLTLQAGLSAIKTPQCYKEDGSSKSPDCPVCSRSLNKLAQPLPMAHCANSRLVCKISGDVMNENNPPMMLPNGYVYGYNSLLSIRQDDKVVCPRTKEVFHFSQAEKVYIM is encoded by the exons GTGCCCTATGAAACACTGAATAAACGCTTCCGGGCTGCTCAGAAAAACATCGACCGGGAGACAAGTCACGTCACCATGGTGGTGGCTGAGCTGGAGAAGACCTTAAGTAGCTGCCCAGCTGTGGACTCTGTGGTCAGCCTCCTGGATGGAGTGGTGGAGAAGCTCAGTGTGCTCAAGAGGAAG GCGGTGGAGTCCATCCAGGCTGAGGATGAGAGCGCCAAGCTGTGCAAGCGCAGGATCGAGCATCTCAAGGAGCACAGCAGTGACCAGCCTGCTGCGGCCAGCATGTGGAAGAGGAAGCGCATGGACCGCATGATGGTGGAGCACCTCCTACGCTGCGGCTATTATAGCACGGCCGTGAAGCTGGCACGCCAGAGCGGCATCGAG GACCTGGTGAACATCGAGATGTTCCTGACGGCCAAAGAAGTAGAGGAGTCCCTGGAGAGGCGGGAAACGGCCACGTGCCTGGCCTGGTGCCATGACAACAAGTCCCGGCTCCGGAAGATGAAG GGCCGCCAAAGTGAGCACGAGGCGAAGACGGGACGAAAGAGTAGAGCCACCAATGGCTCCCCTAAAGAGAGTGAGGATCTTGGTATGGAAACCCTAAAAGGAAAGCCAGACTTG AGCTGCCTGGAGTTCAGCCTCAGGATCCAGGAGTTCATCGAGCTCGTTCGGCAGAACAAGCGCCTAGATGCTGTAAG ACATGCAAGAAAGCACTTCAGTCAGGCTGAAGGGAGCCAGCTGGATGAGGTCCGCCAGGTCATGGGCATGCTGGCCTTCCCGCCAGACACACACATCTCCCCTTACAAG GACCTTCTGGATCCTGCCCGGTGGCGGATGCTGATCCAGCAGTTCCGATACGACAACTACCGTCTGCACCAGCTGGGAAACAACTCGGTGTTCACCCTAACCCTGCAAGCTGGCCTGTCGGCCATTAAGACACC GCAGTGCTACAAGGAGGATGGCAGCTCGAAGAGCCCCGACTGCCCCGTGTGCAGCCGCTCCCTCAACAAGCTGGCGCAGCCCCTGCCCATGGCACACTGCGCCAACTCACGCCTGGtctgcaaaatctctggcgatgtcaTGAACGAGAACAACCCACCTATGATGCTGCCCAATGGCTACGTCTACGGCTACAAT TCTCTGCTTTCCATCCGTCAAGATGATAAAGTTGTTTGCCCAAGAACCAAAGAAGTCTTCCACTTCTCACAAGCCGAGAAAGTGTACATCATGTAG